From Candidatus Xianfuyuplasma coldseepsis:
CAAGTGTACTATCCCGTGATATCCTACCTTCCACAAAAGGTGTCTTAGAATGATTGTCATCATTGATTATGATGTTGGGAACCTTCAATCGCTGCAACAAGGATTCTCCCGTGCCAACATGGAGACGATCATCTCCAATGATTCCGACATTATTCAACAAGCAGATGTTTTAATTCTTCCAGGCGTGGGTGCCTTTCCCGATGCGATGAAGGATCTCAAACAAACTGGTTTAATTCCAATTATCGATCAACATGTCGCTAACGGTAAACTCTTGGTTGGTATCTGTCTTGGAATGCAGCTTTTATTTGAAGCTAGTGAAGAGTTTACGTATACAGAAGGTCTGGGTTATATTGATGGCACAGTCAAAGCGTTAAACATTCCTTACAAAGTTCCACATATGGGATGGAATGATCTAACCGTCATCAAAGAAGACCCGATCACTTGCACCATCTCAAATGGTGACTACGTCTATTTTATCCACTCGTACTATGTCAACACATCACTAGAGAATGTCATTGCCTATACCAATTACGGTGTCGACATTCCCGCAATCGTCCGTAAAAAGAATATTATTGGTATGCAGTTTCATCCAGAGAAAAGTGGACGGGTGGGGCTTCGACTATTACAAGCAATCAAGGAGATGATTCGATGATTATTTTCCCAGCAATTGATATCAAAAATGGAGCTTGTGTTCGATTACAACAAGGGGACTTTACAACAAGCACAACCTATCGTGATAACCCCGTGCAAGTAGCCCAAGAATATGAACGTGATGGAGCATCGTGGATTCACATTATTGATTTAGATGGTGCCGAGACTGGAAACAATACCAATATCCTTGTCATAAAGGATATCGTTGAACAGACCAGTATAAAGATTCAAGTGGGCGGTGGCATTCGCAGTGAGGAAACCATTCGTACATTACTGGATATCGGTGTCACAAGAGTCATTGTAGGTACGTTTGCTTTGAAACAACCACAAGCACTCCAACGACTACTAGTAGATTATCCGAATCAAATAATTGTCTCTGTGGATAGTAAGGATGGGTTTGTCACCTACCATGGTTGGCAAGAACAATCCACAAAAACAACACTATCATTTTCTAAAGAGTTAGAAGCTCTAGGAGTACAGACAATCGTCTATACCGATATAGCCAAAGATGGAATGATGCAAGGACCGAACATCAACGATTATCAAACCCTACAACAACAGACCTCATTGAATATCATTGCCTCAGGTGGAGTATCTACTTATGATGACATCAACACACTACGAGAACTGGGTTTATATGGAGCGATTATTGGTAAAGCACTCTATATTAAACAACTGAACCTAAAGGAGGCAATCCGATGCTCGCAAAACGAATCATTCCCTGTTTAGATGTCCGTGACGGACGAGTTGTCAAAGGAACAAAATTCACCAATATCCACGATGTGGATGATCCGAAAGTTCTCGGTAAACGCTACAGTGAAGACGGCGCTGATGAACTGGTATTTTATGACATCACCGCTTCCCATGAAGAGCGTCAAACATCTCTCGAGTTTGTCGAACAAGTTGCCTTAGAAATCAATATCCCCTTTTGTGTTGGAGGCGGTATTCGAACGATGGACGATATCAAAACCATCCTTCGCAAGGGAGCCGACAAAGTATCGTTAAACTCCGGGGCCCTTGATAATCCATCCTTGATTCAAGAAGCATCCCAAAAATATGGTGCCCAGTGTATTGTCTTATCAATCGATGTCAAAGAAGAAAACGGCCAATATCTTGTCTATCGTAATGGCGGTCGGATCAACACCCGTATTGATGCGATTGAATGGGCGAAACAAGGTGTTGCCTTAGGTGCTGGTGAACTCGTCATCAACAGCATCAATTACGATGGGATGAAGAACGGATTTGACATCACCCTATTAAACAAAATAACAGCTGTTGTCAATGTTCCTGTAATTGCCTCTGGCGGTGCAGGATCAATAAACGATTTCATCGAACTTGGCAAGCGTACTACCGCAGATGGATTTCTCGCTGCTAGTGTATTCCATTTCGGAGAAATAAATATTCCGACATTAAAAGAGACGCTGAACCGCGAAGGTATCAGTGTCCGGATTGAGAGGTAACGTATGAATATTACATTTAACAAAGAAGAACTTGTCCCCGTCATTGTTCAAGATTATCGAACGGGTGAAGTCTTAATGCTTGCTTATATGAATCAAGAAGCGTACGACAAAACTGTGGAAACAAACGATATGTATTACTTCAGTCGTAGTCGTCAAACCTTATGGCGTAAAGGCGAGACATCCGGTAACACGCAACGCTTGGTATCCCTGTCATATGACTGTGATCAAGATACATTATTGGCCGTTGTCAATCAAACCGGTCCAGCCTGCCACACTGGGAATAAATCCTGTTTCTACCGAAGTGTTGTGGGTGAACTAGAAACTAGACAAGATCCGCTAGTAGCACTGTATGATACGATTCAGGCAAAACAACGGAATCCGGATGAAGGATATACATCCTACTTGTTTGACAAAGGATTGGATAAGATCTTGAAAAAAGTTGGTGAGGAAACCAGTGAAGTCATTATCGCATCAAAAAATAATAATGAGGAAACCATCTATGAAATCAGTGACTTATTCTATCACGTGTTGGTGTTGATGGCGAATCAAGGAATTACCCTTCCCGATATCTATAAGGAACTCGCATCACGACGAAAATGATTCCACGCAATCACGACTATCACATCCACACCAACTACTCTCCGGATGCTGATCAAGAGGCTACATTTGAGGCCTATATCAACCAAGCTCAAGCACTTGGTCTTACCAAGTTAACCTTCACGGACCATGTGGATATCGATGCCGTTCATCCGTTATTCCATACCCCCATTGATTACAATGCATACCTAAAAGAGTTCAATACCGTTAAACAAACATCCCCCATCGATATTCAACTTGGTGTTGAAATTGGTTATCAGTCCCATGTTGTTGAAGAGATTAATACATTCTTGTCCAAATACCCCTTCACACATGTAATCTTATCAATCCACTATCTCGAACAAAAAGATCTTTATACGCAAGAATACTTCATTGGAAAAACAAAAAGACAAGCCTATCAAACATACTTTGAGACCTGTCTAGATGCCATTGAATCAATTGATCAATTTGATGTCTTTGGACATCTTGATTACATTACTCGGTACAGTCCTTATGGTGATTATGACTATGAGGAATATAAGGATATTATTGATCGTATACTACAAGCCTTAATCCGTAAGAACAAGGGTCTTGAAATCAATACATCAGGAATTGCAAATGAACAACGAACGTATCCCAAACAAGAGGTCCTTGATCGCTTTATTGAACTTGGTGGGACAACACTTGTTTACGGGTCGGATGCTCACAAAATTTCGGAACTTGGTCGTTTCTTTATCCAAAAAAAACAGGTTTAATAACCTGTTTTTAATTACTCTACAAACCAACTGATTCCATATCCTTTTTTTCCAACATGGATACTGAATACAGGTCCTAGATATTCCGTAAATGTAATTTTGCTTCCTGGGAATTCTTCTAACAGTAGTTCTTGTACTTGAAGCGCACTATCCTTGGAATTCTGACTGGTAATATAGAACGTTACAGTTTTATGTCCTTCTAAGGATTTACGGATACTATTGACGAAATACTGATGTATTTTTTTATACGTACGTTCACTTTTAACTAGTTCTAATTTTCCCTTGATTACTTCGATAACTGGTTTGATCCGTAACACCGTTCCAATTGCTGCCCGAGCAACGCTTAGTCGCCCACCTTTGGTTAACGAGAAGAGATTTTCTACCGTAAACATTTGGTGCGATGTCGCAATGATGGATGTAATCCGTTGAATGATGTCATAGTTGGATTTTTGCTGTTGGACCATCTCAACCAATTCAACCGCGATCATTTCAGTACCATAAGCACATAACTGCGTATCAAACAAATGAACTTTATCGGGATCATCAAGCATGTTCTTTGCTAACAATGCACTTTGGAATGTACCACTGATATTTTTTGATAACAAGACACAGAAGATCATCTCAGCCCCACCATCAATTAATCGTTGGAACTCGGACAGGAAGTCGCCGGGTGCCGGCTGACTGGTTTTCCACTGGATTCCTTCATCTTGCTTTGCCCAAATAAAGTCATTGTCAACCGATACTTCTGGATAGGTCTCTGTACCAGCTGTAACATTTAAAGAAACAACTGTAATATCATTGTCTTCAATCATCTTCTTGGGAATATACACCGTACTATCAATCAATATTTTAACCATAATTTCTCCTTATTCGCTGGTCCACGATACTCCGTATGCATTGGTTCCTAAGTGAATACTAAACACAGGACCAACATACTCTGAGAACGTAACCTTCGCTTTCGTAAACGTTTCTTCAATAAGCGATTTCAATGTCGATGCATTCTCCAAGGAATTCTTGGAGACAATGCGAATAATAATGTTTTTTGCACCTTCGGTTGTTCGCTTCATTTCATCTAAAAGTGTCGCCATTACTTTCTTATGGGTTCTCTCTGAACTATGAATTTCAAGCTTCCCCTTAACCGTATGTAAGATTGGTTTGACACGCAATACAGTACCCACAAGAGCTTTGGCCCGTGATAATCGTCCTGAGCGCATTAAATGAATGAGGTTCTCTATCGTGAACATAATATAAGAACGATCATTCAATGTATTGATCCGATCAATGATTTCTTGCTCCGACTTCTTCTGATTGATCATATCAATTAGTTCCAGGGTTAACATCTCATTACCAAAGGCTGCCATCTGCGATTTAAACAGATGAACCTTGTCGGGATCATCCAACATCTTCTTGGCAATTTCTGCACTTTGATAGGTTCCACTGAGAGGCTCTGCTAAGGTTAAGACGAAGACTTTATCTGCGCCTTCTTCCAAACACTTCTCATATAGATGTAAAAACTCTGCAGGAGACGGTTGTGATGTTGATAGCCGACGATGATGTTTCAATGCATCAAAGACGAATTCATTTTCCGTATCCAGTTCACGATGGGTATCATCCCCATCTAGAATATTTAAGCTAGCACGCTTAATATCATATTTCTTAATTTCTTCTTCGGATAGATAAAACGTACTATCCACTACTACTTTAAATGTCATAAATCTGCTCCTTTATTTACAGTATGCCCCACACAGCAAGAAAATGCATAAAACTTCCTAATAATACAAAGATATGCCATACGAAATGGGCATATTTGAATCGTGATACATAGAATCCAACTCCCAATGTATAACTGATCCCACCAATCAGTAGGAACCATAAACTGTTTCCAAGATTGGGTTGAATATCACTCCAGACCAGGACAACGCTCCACCCCATCAATACATAGAGTGCTAAATGAACGTAGTGAAACTTGTCAATCCAAATCGATTTGAATACAATCCCAGTAATGGTAATCAACCATAGTGATCCAAGCAAGATATGCCCGGTAAGGGTATCAGCACACAGTACAATGAATGGTGTGTAGGTACCCGTAATTAATAAGAAAATACTTGAATGATCAAACCGTTGAAAGACACGGTATACTCGTTTCATGTTTTCCGGAAACGAGTGAAACAAGGTACTGGATAAGTACAAAACGATCATCGATACACCAAAAGCAGTACTAACGAGAGCTTCGGTTATCGAGTTGGATTTCACCAACAATAAAATCAAGTAGGTAATGGCGAATAATACCCCTACACCGTGCGATACGGCGTTCGCAATTAATTCACCCAACGATGTCTTTTTCATAGTGTTCTCCTTTTACTCTATCACACATAATAATTTAACAAATATTACTCTATCTGTCAAGGTAATTGAGCAAAAGAAAAAGATATGATACAGTATCATATCTTATGTAAAGAAATGTTGTAAAAAAGGTACGTCTGTTTTTGTGAATCGATTCTTATCCTGTAGAAGTAAATCTTTGATAAATTCTTCCAATCGACGTAACTTGCCACTGGATTGTAATGCAGGATAATCCTTCATCATTTTTAGGAATGTGTGATTCCATAATTGGTAATCCTCAAACTTGGCAAACGACTTCACAGATTTATTTTTTGTATTCCATGGTTTTAACCCAGCAAAGTGAATACCGTATAACACATCGATAGTAGGATAGCCATTAAATGATGAATACCGCAAATCAATATTGTGCCATGTGCCGGATAGGAAGGTTGTGATGTATTGCATCTCAGGCCAATTGTACGTTGATATCTGATCCTGAACATCTTCTTTTACGATATCTTCCATTATCGCCTTATAGGTATCCATTGATGGCTCTAATACATATATCGATGCATTCACACCCATGTTCTCTCGATCAGAATCGGGACGATCAGTAATCTCTTTAGGAATCAATGTTCCATGTGGAACATCATGATACACCTTGTGCCAAATCCACGTTCCATCCATCTCAACGCTATCTGGAATAATATAGGAACCATCGACATATTCTAAACAATATTCTTTCTTTTCATTGATGATTCCTGCCGGAGCGTCCACATGAAATAACGTATCATAATCACGCAATGGTAGGACATCACAATCAGCGACAACTACCTTCTCATATTCTTTTTGAAGTGGTCCATCTTCTCCGAGTAGAAAGGCATTGAATCGGGAAAATAAGAAGGGACGGTCCTGTCGTTCCTGACGACGCTTATGGGGGACATAGACTTCATTGATAACAACGACATCATCATATAGTATCTTTAATGCATTGATCGCTCTTGAGGATATTTGTTCGGAGACAATACATATTAAATCATGAGGAGTCTTTTGCAATCGTAATGCATACGCAAAAACAAGAGCTCCCGGTAAATAAGAGTCGTTGCGAATGATAAAGGTTACGTACGCATACTTTGACATAATAACACTTCTTCCTCGAGTTGTGATATACTTATTATACAATAGTTTTCATGAAAAGTGGTGATGAGATGGATAAACGTCAGCGATATATCGAGCAAAAGGCTGAACAAGCAAAGATTGATGGCGTTGTTTGTGTTTGCAAACAAGTTACCGAGCGTCGGATTCGCAAGGCAGTGAATGCGGGACATCGACGTTTCGTATCTGTCAAACGAGTTACCGAAGCTTCTAGTAGTTGTGGACTGTGTCAGCCGTTCGTTGAAGACATCATTGCCGATACAATTAAACGTCGTAAATAAGCCTTATTTATACTATTTATAATTGTAAATGCTTTCATCTGTTAAGATGGACGCATTTTTTATTTTTTAAACTATTTTTACTTGTAAATTGTTGTTTGACAGTTGTTTATAAACTACTATAAAATTGAATTTCTATGTGTGAAAGGAGCACGCACAATATGATGAAAAAATCAGACTTGCATGTGGAGTTATTGGATACGACGCGTTTGAATCAATTGGATTCGTATATCGAAACAATACAGGATCCTGTGGGAAGCCTTATCAATGTCCTCCATCGTGCACAACACATCTTTGGGTATATCCCAAGGGAGTTACAACTGTACATTGCCCGTAAATTAAACATCGGGGCTGCGAAAGTGAATGGTGTTGTTAGTTTTTACTCGTATTTCTCTGAAGAGAAAACTGGTAAATACCTAATTAGCGTTTGCATGGGAACCGCCTGTTACGTAAAAGGTGCGGAAGAGATCGTTAAGACATTTTTAAGAGAACTGGACGTCGACAAGCACGAAGTGACTGACGACGAATTGTTTAGCGTACGTGATGTACGGTGTGTCGGAGCATGTGGGCTTGCTCCAGTCGTTACGGTTGGAGAAAAAGTATACGGTCATGTTACGCCCGATGATGTCGCCAAAATCATTAAGGATTTCCGAGGTGATAAGGTATGTTAATTACATCAAAACAGGAACTGCATGAGTTTCGAGCAGCTCAAAAGCCTATTTTAGTCGATAATAGTAATAATCATATTGATGTATTTATCGGTATGGGAACATGCGATATTGCGGCTGGTGCGAAAGAAACCTTAGCAGCATTTGAAGCATGTGTTGCTGCACGTAAATTAAAAAACGTATCCATATCCAGTGTTGGCTGTATTGGTTTTTGTAGTGAAGAACCAACCGTTGAAATCCATATGCCACATCGGGAACCATTGATTTATCGTAAGATTACCGAAGACAAGGTAGAACACTTAGTCGATACCGTATTGGTAAACAACGGGTATTTACCAGATGAGGAACGAATCAAATCATTCCATCATTCTGGAGTATATCTACAAAACAAGAAAACGATGCTTGTTTGTGGGGGCAAAGATTGTCCTACTGGTAACCTTGTTGTTTCATCACTCAAAGATAAAATCGAAAAGTTGGAATTATATCAACAAGTTCACATCATTACGACAGGATGTGTGCGTCCGATTGAACAAGGTACCATTATTAAAATTCAACCGGATAATGTCTTGTATGAAAATGTAACCGTCCAAGATGTTGATGAAATTGTTAAAGAGCATATTCAAAAAGGTCGTGTTGTCAATC
This genomic window contains:
- the hisA gene encoding 1-(5-phosphoribosyl)-5-[(5-phosphoribosylamino)methylideneamino]imidazole-4-carboxamide isomerase is translated as MIIFPAIDIKNGACVRLQQGDFTTSTTYRDNPVQVAQEYERDGASWIHIIDLDGAETGNNTNILVIKDIVEQTSIKIQVGGGIRSEETIRTLLDIGVTRVIVGTFALKQPQALQRLLVDYPNQIIVSVDSKDGFVTYHGWQEQSTKTTLSFSKELEALGVQTIVYTDIAKDGMMQGPNINDYQTLQQQTSLNIIASGGVSTYDDINTLRELGLYGAIIGKALYIKQLNLKEAIRCSQNESFPV
- a CDS encoding NAD(P)H-dependent oxidoreductase subunit E, translating into MKKSDLHVELLDTTRLNQLDSYIETIQDPVGSLINVLHRAQHIFGYIPRELQLYIARKLNIGAAKVNGVVSFYSYFSEEKTGKYLISVCMGTACYVKGAEEIVKTFLRELDVDKHEVTDDELFSVRDVRCVGACGLAPVVTVGEKVYGHVTPDDVAKIIKDFRGDKVC
- the hisF gene encoding imidazole glycerol phosphate synthase subunit HisF, with the protein product MLAKRIIPCLDVRDGRVVKGTKFTNIHDVDDPKVLGKRYSEDGADELVFYDITASHEERQTSLEFVEQVALEINIPFCVGGGIRTMDDIKTILRKGADKVSLNSGALDNPSLIQEASQKYGAQCIVLSIDVKEENGQYLVYRNGGRINTRIDAIEWAKQGVALGAGELVINSINYDGMKNGFDITLLNKITAVVNVPVIASGGAGSINDFIELGKRTTADGFLAASVFHFGEINIPTLKETLNREGISVRIER
- a CDS encoding (2Fe-2S)-binding protein; this translates as MDKRQRYIEQKAEQAKIDGVVCVCKQVTERRIRKAVNAGHRRFVSVKRVTEASSSCGLCQPFVEDIIADTIKRRK
- a CDS encoding histidinol-phosphatase HisJ family protein encodes the protein MIPRNHDYHIHTNYSPDADQEATFEAYINQAQALGLTKLTFTDHVDIDAVHPLFHTPIDYNAYLKEFNTVKQTSPIDIQLGVEIGYQSHVVEEINTFLSKYPFTHVILSIHYLEQKDLYTQEYFIGKTKRQAYQTYFETCLDAIESIDQFDVFGHLDYITRYSPYGDYDYEEYKDIIDRILQALIRKNKGLEINTSGIANEQRTYPKQEVLDRFIELGGTTLVYGSDAHKISELGRFFIQKKQV
- the hisH gene encoding imidazole glycerol phosphate synthase subunit HisH; this translates as MIVIIDYDVGNLQSLQQGFSRANMETIISNDSDIIQQADVLILPGVGAFPDAMKDLKQTGLIPIIDQHVANGKLLVGICLGMQLLFEASEEFTYTEGLGYIDGTVKALNIPYKVPHMGWNDLTVIKEDPITCTISNGDYVYFIHSYYVNTSLENVIAYTNYGVDIPAIVRKKNIIGMQFHPEKSGRVGLRLLQAIKEMIR
- a CDS encoding DegV family protein, coding for MTFKVVVDSTFYLSEEEIKKYDIKRASLNILDGDDTHRELDTENEFVFDALKHHRRLSTSQPSPAEFLHLYEKCLEEGADKVFVLTLAEPLSGTYQSAEIAKKMLDDPDKVHLFKSQMAAFGNEMLTLELIDMINQKKSEQEIIDRINTLNDRSYIMFTIENLIHLMRSGRLSRAKALVGTVLRVKPILHTVKGKLEIHSSERTHKKVMATLLDEMKRTTEGAKNIIIRIVSKNSLENASTLKSLIEETFTKAKVTFSEYVGPVFSIHLGTNAYGVSWTSE
- the hisIE gene encoding bifunctional phosphoribosyl-AMP cyclohydrolase/phosphoribosyl-ATP diphosphatase HisIE gives rise to the protein MNITFNKEELVPVIVQDYRTGEVLMLAYMNQEAYDKTVETNDMYYFSRSRQTLWRKGETSGNTQRLVSLSYDCDQDTLLAVVNQTGPACHTGNKSCFYRSVVGELETRQDPLVALYDTIQAKQRNPDEGYTSYLFDKGLDKILKKVGEETSEVIIASKNNNEETIYEISDLFYHVLVLMANQGITLPDIYKELASRRK
- the trhA gene encoding PAQR family membrane homeostasis protein TrhA; protein product: MKKTSLGELIANAVSHGVGVLFAITYLILLLVKSNSITEALVSTAFGVSMIVLYLSSTLFHSFPENMKRVYRVFQRFDHSSIFLLITGTYTPFIVLCADTLTGHILLGSLWLITITGIVFKSIWIDKFHYVHLALYVLMGWSVVLVWSDIQPNLGNSLWFLLIGGISYTLGVGFYVSRFKYAHFVWHIFVLLGSFMHFLAVWGIL
- a CDS encoding DegV family protein gives rise to the protein MVKILIDSTVYIPKKMIEDNDITVVSLNVTAGTETYPEVSVDNDFIWAKQDEGIQWKTSQPAPGDFLSEFQRLIDGGAEMIFCVLLSKNISGTFQSALLAKNMLDDPDKVHLFDTQLCAYGTEMIAVELVEMVQQQKSNYDIIQRITSIIATSHQMFTVENLFSLTKGGRLSVARAAIGTVLRIKPVIEVIKGKLELVKSERTYKKIHQYFVNSIRKSLEGHKTVTFYITSQNSKDSALQVQELLLEEFPGSKITFTEYLGPVFSIHVGKKGYGISWFVE